In a genomic window of Nocardiopsis mwathae:
- a CDS encoding helix-turn-helix domain-containing protein produces MPDSPTIKRRQLSDELRRLRNSTGMTVEQAAERLEWSRARLGHIETGRRKKPLITDIKALLDLYKVTDPREREAILNLTRQARETAWWTSYDDVFTGRFPGFEAAAATISTYEPSLIPGLLQTSEYIAAITKATLIYSGDDIQRVIDARLKRQEILTSPDQPELRAVIDEAALLRLGDGQLMAGQVQHLIKVAEDTGNSVTIQVLEIGAGLHPGGESAFVLMDFDEETSPVVYLETSTDGLYLEDAGEVERYRKLFRNIQEAALTPDRTLAYLKNMLVKR; encoded by the coding sequence ATGCCGGACAGTCCGACGATCAAGCGTCGCCAGCTCTCTGACGAGCTACGCCGACTCCGGAACAGCACTGGCATGACCGTGGAGCAGGCTGCTGAACGCCTCGAATGGTCTCGGGCACGCCTCGGACATATCGAGACCGGACGTCGTAAGAAACCACTGATCACCGACATCAAGGCGCTGCTCGACCTTTACAAGGTCACTGATCCGCGTGAGCGGGAAGCGATCCTCAACCTGACCCGCCAAGCCCGCGAGACCGCTTGGTGGACCAGCTACGATGACGTGTTCACAGGACGCTTTCCAGGGTTCGAAGCCGCCGCTGCCACGATTAGCACCTACGAGCCTTCGCTCATCCCCGGCCTGCTGCAGACCTCGGAATACATCGCCGCGATCACCAAGGCCACATTGATCTACAGCGGGGACGACATCCAGCGCGTCATCGATGCTCGCCTGAAGCGGCAAGAGATCCTCACCTCCCCTGATCAGCCGGAGTTGCGGGCAGTTATCGACGAGGCCGCTCTCCTCAGGTTGGGGGACGGTCAGCTCATGGCTGGACAGGTCCAGCATTTGATCAAAGTCGCCGAAGACACCGGAAACTCCGTCACGATCCAGGTCTTGGAGATCGGAGCTGGACTACACCCAGGTGGTGAGAGCGCCTTCGTCCTCATGGATTTCGATGAGGAGACCTCCCCGGTCGTCTATCTGGAGACCAGCACAGACGGGCTCTACCTAGAGGACGCAGGCGAGGTCGAGCGCTACCGAAAACTCTTCCGGAACATTCAGGAGGCGGCGTTGACGCCCGACCGTACTCTTGCCTACCTGAAGAACATGCTCGTCAAGAGGTAA
- a CDS encoding DUF397 domain-containing protein translates to MDPTAISGELVFRTSSYSKTNNCVEVASSPLETALRDSKHQEKGHLSLSRSEWAAFLGAARTHSL, encoded by the coding sequence ATGGATCCGACAGCCATCTCCGGCGAGCTGGTGTTCCGTACATCCAGCTACTCGAAGACCAACAACTGTGTTGAAGTCGCGAGCTCTCCGCTCGAAACGGCCCTGCGCGATTCCAAGCACCAGGAGAAGGGTCACCTCTCCCTCTCCAGGTCCGAGTGGGCCGCGTTCCTCGGCGCTGCCAGAACCCACTCACTGTAG
- a CDS encoding C40 family peptidase — protein MRRLIASSAHGPPGDDRGASMVEVALLTSLAGLIIGVIVTSPIASQFNEGVREAVCRVEGPECDGETWVEHERPKKPEEYVWSFSGVPWDGEVKGEGDARVALEFSLAQVGKQYILGANGPDIWDCSSMVQAAWRQAGVQIPRTTWPQQGSLPAVPRSDLQPGDLLFFHTITSQPPPSHVAMYMGDGQMVHAANSRRGVVIDQFQGNPYWEGVYRGAGRPPHAA, from the coding sequence GTGCGGAGACTCATCGCTTCTTCAGCCCATGGGCCACCAGGTGACGACCGCGGCGCGAGCATGGTCGAGGTGGCCCTGCTGACGTCCCTAGCGGGTCTCATCATCGGCGTGATCGTGACTTCACCGATCGCCTCGCAGTTCAACGAGGGCGTCCGTGAGGCTGTCTGCCGAGTGGAAGGCCCCGAATGCGACGGCGAAACCTGGGTCGAGCACGAGCGGCCGAAGAAGCCGGAGGAATACGTCTGGTCCTTCAGCGGAGTGCCGTGGGACGGGGAAGTCAAGGGCGAAGGCGACGCACGCGTGGCTCTTGAATTCTCCCTGGCCCAGGTCGGCAAGCAATACATCCTGGGTGCCAACGGCCCCGATATCTGGGACTGCTCGTCGATGGTGCAAGCCGCCTGGCGGCAGGCGGGTGTACAGATTCCCCGCACCACCTGGCCGCAGCAGGGCTCACTCCCTGCGGTCCCCCGCAGTGATCTGCAGCCGGGTGACCTCCTCTTCTTCCACACCATCACGTCCCAGCCGCCTCCGTCCCACGTGGCCATGTACATGGGGGACGGTCAGATGGTGCACGCGGCCAACTCCCGCCGCGGAGTCGTCATCGACCAGTTCCAGGGCAACCCCTATTGGGAAGGCGTCTACAGGGGCGCCGGCCGGCCTCCCCACGCCGCATGA
- a CDS encoding M23 family metallopeptidase produces the protein MVEVALLTSLAALVIGVVVNSPIAQKFNDGIREAVCQVEGPECDGETWVEHERPDEPQEFAWGLPGIPAGGWEGSISPDGWALPAAGPVTSMPGNRAAPTLGASTAHAGVDIGGPCGTPIWAVQDGLVIDSGPASGFGNWIRIDHGAGLVSVYGHMYSHGLHVRVGETVKAGQMIAQIGNAGFSTGCHLHLEIHQNGQKLNPVYVLEQGGVRLG, from the coding sequence ATGGTCGAGGTCGCTCTCCTCACATCGCTCGCAGCCCTGGTCATCGGAGTTGTTGTCAATTCGCCTATCGCTCAAAAATTCAACGATGGCATTCGCGAAGCTGTTTGCCAGGTGGAAGGTCCCGAATGCGATGGCGAGACCTGGGTCGAGCACGAGCGGCCGGATGAGCCGCAGGAGTTCGCCTGGGGACTGCCCGGGATTCCGGCCGGTGGCTGGGAGGGCAGCATCAGCCCCGATGGTTGGGCGCTGCCTGCTGCCGGTCCGGTGACCAGCATGCCCGGTAACCGGGCTGCACCCACCTTGGGGGCCAGTACCGCCCATGCCGGCGTGGACATCGGCGGCCCCTGCGGAACCCCGATCTGGGCAGTACAGGACGGGCTCGTCATCGACTCAGGGCCGGCCAGCGGCTTCGGCAACTGGATTCGGATCGATCACGGTGCCGGGCTGGTGAGTGTCTACGGGCACATGTACAGCCACGGCCTTCACGTACGGGTCGGAGAGACCGTCAAGGCCGGTCAGATGATCGCCCAGATCGGCAACGCGGGGTTCTCCACGGGTTGCCACCTGCACCTTGAGATCCACCAGAACGGGCAGAAGCTCAACCCGGTCTACGTCCTCGAGCAGGGTGGTGTCCGGCTGGGCTGA
- a CDS encoding OmpA family protein yields the protein MPLRPNESSLFNHSLLRAVPVAAAVLMLSACVGGGDADGPGNGGNDGGSDDGGNGGGNQASKGEVAASSLTTSLESGDDFKIDVYPIRRISDDVALLDITVTNTGTETNRLSPNLAGMRKSTTAEGVTLIDSANRKRHMPLQKTDDQCLCSDFKGQERVDPGDSVDIWVAYPAPPADVDAMTVATLASPDFVDIPLLEASGEEEEIAQTATADPEIRDISSIQMGEEETREDSGDESKIMLSSDVLFKVNESDLTDKADTALKKVAKEIDDSSADEVSIDGYTDNTGNDSINNPLSKDRAESVQKRLEDLVSRDVNFSAEGHGSSDPIASNDNEEGREQNRRVTISFAK from the coding sequence ATGCCCCTGCGACCCAACGAATCGTCTCTGTTCAATCACTCACTACTTCGGGCAGTTCCCGTGGCTGCTGCTGTACTGATGCTGTCGGCCTGCGTCGGTGGGGGTGATGCCGATGGCCCCGGAAACGGAGGAAATGATGGCGGTTCCGACGACGGCGGCAATGGCGGCGGAAACCAAGCTTCCAAGGGCGAGGTCGCTGCGTCCTCGCTGACGACAAGCCTTGAATCCGGCGATGATTTCAAGATCGACGTCTACCCCATCAGGCGGATCAGCGACGATGTCGCGTTGTTGGACATCACCGTGACGAACACGGGAACAGAGACTAACAGGCTCTCTCCAAACCTGGCCGGAATGCGGAAGTCCACCACAGCTGAAGGCGTTACGTTGATTGACTCAGCGAATCGCAAGCGCCATATGCCACTTCAGAAGACGGACGACCAATGCCTCTGCTCTGACTTCAAAGGCCAAGAGCGCGTCGACCCTGGTGACTCTGTCGACATTTGGGTAGCTTACCCTGCCCCTCCGGCCGACGTGGATGCGATGACCGTAGCTACTCTCGCTTCGCCGGACTTCGTCGATATCCCCCTCCTTGAGGCTTCAGGCGAAGAAGAGGAGATTGCGCAAACCGCAACCGCAGATCCTGAAATTCGAGACATCTCCTCGATTCAGATGGGCGAAGAAGAGACACGCGAGGATTCCGGTGATGAATCGAAGATCATGCTTTCCTCAGATGTACTCTTCAAGGTCAACGAGTCAGACCTGACCGATAAAGCCGACACGGCGTTGAAGAAGGTGGCCAAGGAGATCGATGATTCCTCTGCCGATGAGGTATCGATCGACGGCTACACGGACAACACCGGAAACGACTCGATCAATAACCCGCTGTCTAAAGACCGCGCAGAGTCAGTCCAGAAGCGCCTTGAAGACCTGGTCAGCCGCGATGTCAACTTCTCTGCCGAGGGACACGGATCCTCGGATCCGATCGCGAGCAACGACAACGAAGAAGGCCGGGAGCAGAACCGGCGCGTCACCATCAGCTTCGCTAAGTAG
- a CDS encoding pilus assembly protein TadG-related protein, whose product MVFKSAKPDEQGQASLFLLVALSLALLSLTVLYVRLGFANDLRNRAQQAADAAALAAAGQAADDAARTLANHRLPYGGLYSPAGGRERAESYAKANGSILEDIRASDNGTGNTGNIIRVEVRSAQCQRELEEGGSRHWNDSPCDGTESEEGDGISLHSGNADAIAEVTVPDCSYIFHPDIENFSIIGVSCNGQSIRGYEHARRMIEVKLTNKEGKYLYKPATRNNDDG is encoded by the coding sequence GTGGTTTTCAAATCGGCGAAGCCCGATGAGCAGGGACAGGCGAGCCTGTTCCTGCTTGTCGCGCTGTCATTAGCCCTGCTCTCACTCACCGTGCTCTACGTGCGCCTCGGATTCGCCAATGATCTTCGCAACCGAGCTCAGCAAGCCGCAGACGCCGCAGCACTTGCTGCTGCGGGGCAAGCCGCCGATGACGCCGCACGCACCCTCGCCAACCACCGTCTCCCTTATGGCGGTCTCTACTCTCCAGCAGGTGGCAGGGAACGCGCTGAGAGCTATGCGAAGGCGAACGGTTCCATCCTCGAGGACATCCGCGCCAGCGATAATGGAACCGGAAATACAGGAAACATTATCCGCGTTGAAGTCCGCAGCGCGCAGTGCCAACGCGAACTAGAAGAGGGCGGAAGTCGCCACTGGAACGACAGTCCTTGCGATGGCACCGAAAGCGAGGAAGGCGATGGCATATCACTCCATTCAGGAAATGCCGACGCCATCGCGGAAGTCACCGTCCCAGACTGCTCGTATATCTTCCACCCAGACATTGAGAACTTCTCAATAATCGGAGTCAGTTGCAACGGCCAATCTATTAGAGGGTACGAACACGCCCGTCGCATGATCGAGGTAAAGCTCACCAACAAGGAGGGAAAGTATCTCTACAAGCCTGCTACCAGGAACAACGATGATGGCTAG
- a CDS encoding response regulator transcription factor, with protein sequence MISTLQNTSAEQITVLAVDDNIVVRTGLVALLEATDNIVVVGEAGDGAEALRLTNSLRPDVVLLDVRMPVRDGISVVEEISALTQVIMLTHTEDPEIVHAALRKGASGYMVHGNFGLEELRRALSDAVQGRGTPLSPLAASAVVNSLRDFPESAAAPTDSPAERLGLSTREAEILQTMARGLTNAQIAAELFLAEKTVKNHLNRIFHKLGVSTRTAAIARWNDCTTRPTAQAPRR encoded by the coding sequence GTGATAAGCACCCTGCAGAACACCAGTGCAGAACAGATCACCGTACTTGCAGTCGATGACAACATCGTGGTGCGCACCGGTCTCGTAGCTCTCCTCGAAGCCACGGACAACATCGTTGTTGTAGGTGAAGCCGGCGACGGAGCCGAAGCCCTTCGCCTTACCAACAGCCTGCGCCCCGACGTGGTCCTCCTCGATGTCAGAATGCCCGTCCGCGACGGCATCAGCGTGGTGGAGGAAATCAGCGCCCTCACCCAAGTGATCATGCTCACTCACACCGAAGATCCAGAAATCGTCCACGCTGCTCTCCGTAAGGGCGCCAGCGGATACATGGTGCACGGCAACTTCGGTCTGGAGGAGCTGCGCCGGGCACTCAGCGATGCTGTGCAGGGCAGAGGGACTCCCTTGTCTCCACTCGCTGCAAGCGCTGTGGTCAACTCCCTGCGTGACTTCCCGGAGAGTGCCGCCGCTCCAACGGATTCACCCGCAGAACGCCTCGGGCTGTCCACGCGCGAGGCGGAGATCCTGCAGACCATGGCGCGGGGGCTGACCAATGCACAGATAGCAGCTGAGCTCTTCCTCGCCGAGAAGACCGTGAAGAACCACCTCAACCGCATCTTCCACAAGCTCGGGGTGAGCACGAGGACCGCAGCGATAGCTCGCTGGAACGACTGCACCACCAGACCCACCGCGCAGGCGCCCCGAAGATGA
- a CDS encoding sensor histidine kinase: MTIMAPSPSRTAPELLPRMARLVRLLMQLRFVLTFTALLMLPGERLTLATILLSILFAALTALVAHYWERVTPYILRHPFLVTADIFCAATILTVDGPSGPFFVATVLTATVAGLLFSARGMIAVVAFQMTSYFAALVIYSAWDAELRSDWAQDLLNAQILAVHPLLYPVAGYVGFQLRRIFLQLAAEQQRREIAEAQAAAAEERARLARDMHDSVAKTLRGAALAAQALPLWLKKDPERAARTADEVIKAAETAAREARDLISDLRDDTPDSPIEEILAFEVEAWSARSGVPAHFTASAEDPQLTVIARHEIVAILRESLTNVERHSGADRVDIALGTGPRSADSLYSADDHAVLHISDNGRGFSADGASGITLGADGLPYRQGHFGIVGMSERAHRAGGSLSMASAPGEGTRVTIRLPLLTAAAEEAAPDQTIERSAQ; this comes from the coding sequence ATGACCATCATGGCCCCCTCTCCGAGCAGAACCGCGCCGGAACTCCTACCGAGAATGGCGCGGCTGGTTCGCCTGCTCATGCAGCTGCGATTCGTGCTGACCTTCACAGCACTTCTCATGCTGCCCGGGGAACGCCTCACATTGGCCACCATCCTCCTCTCCATACTCTTCGCAGCCTTGACCGCCCTGGTAGCCCACTACTGGGAGAGAGTCACGCCCTACATCCTCCGCCATCCTTTCCTCGTCACCGCGGACATCTTCTGTGCCGCGACCATCCTGACGGTCGACGGCCCGAGCGGCCCCTTCTTTGTGGCGACAGTCCTCACGGCTACCGTGGCCGGTCTTCTCTTCAGTGCACGCGGCATGATCGCGGTCGTGGCTTTCCAGATGACCAGCTACTTCGCTGCTCTGGTCATCTACTCCGCCTGGGATGCGGAGCTCCGATCGGATTGGGCGCAGGACCTCCTCAACGCGCAGATCCTGGCGGTGCACCCACTGCTGTACCCCGTAGCCGGATACGTAGGTTTTCAACTCCGGAGGATCTTCCTTCAGCTGGCGGCCGAGCAGCAGCGGCGTGAGATAGCGGAGGCGCAGGCCGCCGCCGCAGAAGAGCGGGCCCGACTCGCCCGCGATATGCACGACTCTGTGGCCAAGACGCTGAGGGGTGCCGCACTAGCCGCGCAAGCACTGCCCCTCTGGCTGAAGAAGGACCCTGAACGCGCTGCACGGACGGCTGACGAAGTCATCAAGGCCGCTGAAACCGCCGCACGCGAAGCTCGTGATCTCATCTCCGACCTCAGAGACGACACTCCTGACTCGCCGATCGAGGAGATCCTCGCCTTCGAGGTCGAGGCGTGGTCCGCGCGTTCCGGTGTACCTGCCCACTTCACTGCCTCGGCAGAAGACCCGCAGCTCACAGTCATCGCACGGCATGAGATAGTCGCCATCCTCCGCGAAAGTCTGACCAACGTCGAACGGCACTCCGGGGCCGACCGGGTCGACATCGCACTGGGCACAGGGCCTCGCTCAGCGGACAGCCTGTACTCCGCCGATGACCACGCCGTCCTGCACATCAGTGACAACGGACGCGGATTCAGTGCCGACGGTGCCTCAGGAATCACGTTGGGGGCGGACGGACTGCCCTACCGACAGGGTCACTTCGGGATCGTCGGGATGTCAGAGCGCGCTCATCGTGCTGGTGGATCTCTCAGCATGGCCTCTGCCCCCGGCGAGGGTACCCGGGTGACCATCCGCCTCCCCCTGCTCACGGCGGCAGCTGAGGAAGCTGCTCCAGACCAGACCATCGAAAGGTCAGCACAGTGA
- a CDS encoding type II secretion system F family protein produces MTLSYPLIILLGLFSMVCVGLAVWGYHLYSKPTEVADEDFIPVVPKKKQDQTFILHRITERIGKIFFASVNEALPEERKAGIRRRIEAAGAPEGMNLDRYIRRKIGEVVLYTVVSAYFLASGSVIIALIALAFIGLTDLQLYQAAKKRQDDVQTQLPDFLDVLAVTVGAGLNFRQALSRVCDAMPGVLADEFRVALRQMDMGTSRREAFVQLRKRNNNEALGKFVTALQQAEELGAPLADALQTISSDMRREDAQYLRQKAQKLNPRVTGVTAATMLPGLILLIGGGLILGSGISIGG; encoded by the coding sequence GTGACACTCTCATATCCCCTGATCATCCTCCTCGGGCTCTTCTCCATGGTCTGCGTCGGGCTCGCCGTGTGGGGTTACCACCTCTATTCCAAGCCCACGGAGGTCGCCGACGAGGATTTCATCCCGGTCGTGCCGAAGAAGAAGCAAGATCAGACCTTCATCCTGCACCGCATCACCGAGCGTATCGGCAAGATCTTCTTCGCCTCGGTCAATGAAGCGTTGCCCGAGGAACGCAAGGCGGGTATCAGGCGGCGAATCGAGGCGGCCGGCGCCCCGGAGGGCATGAACCTGGACCGCTATATTCGGCGAAAAATCGGCGAGGTGGTTCTCTACACGGTGGTATCCGCCTACTTCCTGGCGTCGGGCTCGGTGATCATCGCGCTCATCGCCCTCGCTTTCATCGGCCTGACCGACCTGCAGCTCTATCAGGCCGCGAAAAAGCGTCAGGATGACGTCCAGACACAGCTGCCGGACTTCCTGGACGTCCTGGCGGTGACCGTCGGCGCCGGCCTCAACTTCCGCCAGGCGCTCTCCCGCGTGTGTGATGCGATGCCAGGCGTCCTCGCGGACGAGTTCCGAGTCGCGCTGCGCCAGATGGACATGGGCACCAGCCGCAGGGAGGCCTTCGTCCAACTGCGCAAGCGCAACAACAACGAGGCCTTGGGCAAGTTCGTCACAGCCCTTCAGCAGGCCGAGGAGCTCGGTGCTCCTCTCGCGGATGCCCTGCAGACCATCAGCAGTGACATGCGCCGCGAAGATGCCCAGTATCTGCGGCAGAAGGCGCAGAAACTCAACCCGAGGGTGACCGGAGTCACCGCCGCCACCATGCTGCCCGGCCTCATTCTGCTCATCGGAGGCGGGCTCATTCTCGGCTCTGGAATCTCCATCGGAGGATGA
- a CDS encoding type II secretion system F family protein codes for MLLITVLIAGTGILFILAAREWGAGLDQNAQMASRSALAEVERRANSPFNRFDTWLRRSDIGKNLETRLARAGVKMPVTLFALLIIVGGSLAIIFVGQLLAPLFGFLAAVLVGFLFLQYLKRKEERRKEEFIAQLPELARVLSNATQAGLALPTAIAMAAEELDDPAGSELRRAAHTMRLGKSFDAAIADMRERMPSREIGVLVSTLLIASRSGGALVTALRNISDTLEQRKETRREIRTILSETKGTAWALLVMGVLSLFGLNMLNPGSVGAMLDSLLGIILLAVVGVLFTIGFIAVQRMTKINY; via the coding sequence ATGCTGCTGATCACGGTCCTCATAGCGGGCACAGGGATCCTGTTCATCCTGGCCGCACGTGAGTGGGGCGCCGGCCTCGACCAGAACGCGCAGATGGCGTCCCGCAGCGCCCTGGCGGAAGTAGAGCGCCGCGCCAACTCCCCCTTCAACCGGTTCGACACGTGGCTGCGCCGCTCCGACATCGGTAAGAACCTGGAGACCCGCCTGGCGCGGGCCGGCGTGAAGATGCCGGTCACCCTGTTCGCCCTGCTGATCATCGTCGGCGGGTCGCTGGCGATCATCTTCGTGGGCCAGCTCCTGGCCCCGCTGTTCGGCTTCCTGGCGGCGGTCCTCGTCGGCTTCTTGTTCCTCCAGTACCTCAAGCGCAAGGAGGAGCGCCGCAAGGAGGAGTTCATCGCCCAGCTCCCCGAACTCGCCCGCGTGCTGTCCAACGCGACTCAGGCCGGCCTGGCACTCCCCACCGCGATCGCCATGGCCGCGGAAGAACTCGACGACCCGGCGGGATCCGAGCTGCGCCGCGCCGCACACACCATGCGCCTGGGCAAGTCCTTCGACGCCGCCATCGCCGACATGCGCGAACGCATGCCTTCACGGGAGATCGGTGTCCTGGTCTCCACCCTGCTCATCGCGTCCCGGTCTGGCGGTGCGCTTGTCACCGCGCTGCGCAACATCTCCGACACCTTGGAGCAGCGCAAGGAGACCCGGCGGGAGATCAGGACGATCCTCAGCGAGACGAAGGGCACCGCCTGGGCCCTGCTCGTCATGGGTGTCCTGTCCCTCTTCGGTCTGAACATGCTCAATCCCGGAAGCGTCGGCGCGATGCTCGACAGCCTCCTCGGGATCATCCTGCTCGCCGTCGTCGGTGTTCTGTTCACCATCGGATTCATCGCCGTCCAGCGCATGACGAAGATCAACTACTGA
- a CDS encoding CpaF family protein yields MGLKDRLDADRKVEQRSDLGSVAHWRERLLHEINLEDLAMLDMHQRRTRLEKVVGHLLSREGPVLSDRERGMLVRRVVDEALGLGVLEPLLEDESVTEIMVNGHDTVYVERGGKVERLEMAFASEEQLMQTIDRIVAQVNRRVDESSPMVDARLPTGERVNVIIPPLALTGPTITIRRFPKPFTLQQLVEFGSLDTDTAILLASLVRARFNIIVAGGTGTGKTTFLNALSGFVPNDERIITIEDSAELQLQQEHVIRLESRPPNMEGVGQVTIRDLVRNSLRMRPERIIVGEVRGAETLDMLQAMNTGHDGSLATVHANSAHDAVYRLLTLASMSEVKIPFEALRDQINAAVDVIVQLNRYPDGSRKVSEIGVVASERHEEFRLEHLLRFDAEPPNAERRVRGVHHRFPLPARIAQRVISAGESIPAVFGAASADGSSSI; encoded by the coding sequence ATGGGACTCAAAGACCGGCTCGACGCCGACCGCAAGGTTGAGCAGCGGTCCGACCTGGGCAGTGTCGCCCACTGGCGGGAGCGGCTGCTCCACGAGATCAACCTCGAAGATCTCGCCATGCTGGACATGCACCAGCGCCGCACGCGCCTGGAGAAGGTCGTCGGCCACCTCCTCTCTCGGGAGGGCCCGGTCCTCTCCGACCGGGAGCGCGGCATGCTCGTCCGCCGGGTGGTCGACGAGGCGCTCGGCCTGGGCGTCCTCGAACCGCTGCTCGAAGACGAGAGCGTCACCGAAATCATGGTGAACGGACATGACACCGTCTACGTGGAGCGCGGCGGCAAGGTCGAGCGCCTGGAGATGGCCTTCGCCAGCGAAGAGCAGCTGATGCAGACCATCGACCGCATCGTCGCCCAGGTCAACCGGCGGGTCGACGAGTCGAGCCCGATGGTCGACGCCCGCCTCCCCACGGGCGAGCGCGTCAACGTGATCATCCCGCCGCTCGCCCTCACCGGGCCCACGATCACCATCCGCCGGTTCCCCAAGCCGTTCACCCTGCAGCAGCTGGTCGAGTTCGGCAGCTTGGACACCGATACCGCCATCCTGCTCGCGTCCCTGGTCCGCGCGCGGTTCAACATCATCGTGGCGGGGGGTACCGGTACCGGTAAGACCACGTTCCTCAACGCGCTGTCCGGCTTCGTCCCCAACGACGAGCGCATCATCACCATCGAGGACTCGGCCGAGCTGCAGCTCCAGCAGGAGCACGTGATCCGGCTGGAGTCGCGTCCGCCCAACATGGAGGGCGTCGGGCAGGTCACCATCCGCGATCTCGTCCGCAACTCGCTGCGTATGCGCCCCGAACGGATCATCGTCGGTGAGGTCCGCGGCGCCGAGACCCTCGACATGCTCCAGGCGATGAACACCGGTCACGACGGCTCACTGGCCACCGTGCACGCCAACTCCGCGCACGACGCGGTCTACCGGCTGCTCACGCTGGCCTCGATGTCGGAGGTGAAGATCCCGTTCGAGGCGCTGCGCGACCAGATCAACGCGGCCGTGGACGTGATCGTCCAGCTGAACCGCTACCCCGACGGCAGCCGGAAGGTGTCCGAGATCGGTGTGGTGGCCTCAGAGCGGCACGAGGAGTTCCGGTTGGAGCACCTGCTGCGCTTCGACGCCGAACCGCCGAACGCCGAGCGCCGGGTGCGCGGCGTGCACCACCGCTTCCCGCTGCCGGCCCGGATCGCCCAGCGCGTGATCTCCGCAGGGGAGTCCATTCCTGCGGTGTTCGGCGCGGCCTCGGCCGACGGCTCCTCCTCCATCTGA
- a CDS encoding TadE/TadG family type IV pilus assembly protein — MSAKASSPGLRVGRLLRHRLRSADDRGSQFVEFAVYLPFFLLVVTIALEVFFSFAAMERMNNAARVSADAAGRYGAEHGRSLAHDTLPGYLQDQAKIDVYRVEHGYATRIEVRMPLIFSYSGLDLPLTRTVEMPR, encoded by the coding sequence GTGTCCGCGAAAGCCTCGTCCCCCGGCTTGCGGGTCGGGCGCTTGCTCCGGCACCGCCTCAGATCGGCGGACGACCGGGGCAGCCAATTCGTCGAGTTCGCCGTCTACCTGCCGTTCTTCCTCCTTGTGGTGACCATCGCCCTGGAGGTGTTCTTCAGCTTCGCGGCCATGGAACGTATGAACAATGCGGCACGGGTCAGTGCCGACGCGGCCGGGCGCTACGGGGCCGAACACGGCAGGAGCCTCGCCCACGACACGCTTCCCGGCTACCTGCAGGACCAGGCGAAGATCGACGTCTACCGGGTCGAGCACGGCTACGCCACACGCATCGAGGTCCGCATGCCGCTGATCTTCTCCTATTCCGGTTTGGACCTGCCTCTCACCCGGACCGTGGAAATGCCCCGCTGA